TTAAAGTTGTGCCTTGAAGGAGGTCAGGAGTGCACCAGGACAAGGCCATGGGAACTAACGGTGCAAAGCAAGGAGACCTGGAACAGCAGGCTGGTGGGGACCAGTGACTAAACAGCACAGCGTGAACCCAAAGAGTGTTCGGCTTAAGGGTGGGGAGAGCTGAGCTGACTCCTTGAACTGTTAGGACTTAAACCTGAGAAGGCCCGGCCGCGTTTTCACTAGAGGATTGTTGGGGACAGATCTGTGACTTAGAAACTGAGCCAAAGGAATGTGGAGGACAGACCTGAGGGAGGAAAGACAGAGGCTTCCAGGTTGGTCAGGAGGCTCATGGAACAGTGCAGGCTCCGGACCACGAGCCCTGAGTTCTGCAAGTAGCAGCGGGGATGCAGGACGAGGAGCAGTTTTGTCTCATCAGGCACTCCAGAGGCAGGGACTCAAAACTTGCTTATGAAGTCAATGCGGGAGACTAGATAAGGGGAGGGACAGAGGAGTAAAGCATGGCAGCACTACAGAATCTGAGCCCCTGACTGAGATGGAGAAGAGAGTTTGAAAAGCAAGTTTGCCAGGGAAGTTGGGCTGTGTGTCCGGCGACTTAGAGGAGGCAAGACATTAGGAGTGTGGACGTTTCTCATCACCTGCAAAAGAGGCGTTAAAAAGACGGTCCCTCTGGACCCCAGCCCCGCCCTGCTCCCAGCCCCGCCCTGCTTCTCGCGCAGCTGCTTTCAAAGCCCCgcctccagcccctcccagcGGTTTCTTTCTCCCCCGCCCTCCTACTCTCAGCGGACTCCTGCCTCCCCCTGCTGGTTCTCGGGAGTCCGCGAGCTCCTTCTGCAGCCTCTCCTAGCTCAGCTCTCCCACGGCCCTGCCCGCAGTGGTTTCTCTCAGCTCCGCCCGGCCCTGCCCCAACCCCCACCCTTATCCTAGCCCCGCCCTTAACACCGCCCCCAATCGTTTCTCTCAGTCccgccctgcccctcccccagctccacccTCCTCCTCTCAACCCCGCCTACACCCACTCCCCAGCGGTTTCTCCCAGCTCCTCCCTGCTGGTATAGCAGCTCTGGACCCAAAACTCCTGCCTGGTGGCCTCGTCCCGCCCTTCCCCTTACTCTTTCTCCCTCcgtttccttttcctccttccggTTCTTCGCCCAGGTTGCCAGTCTCGAGCTCCCCTGGCCTTGGCCTGGCTGGCTGGCCCGCATGAGGGCCTGGTAAAGGGAATAGCGTCTCCTAGCAGCCAGGGCGTGCGTACGTGCGTGATGTCGTCAGTGCGTGTCTTCGAGAATGCGAGATTCATAATGACTTGGCTGTCTATATGCATGGCTGACTACGTGCCTCCTGCGTGTTGTGCGTACATGCGTGATTACGTGCCCACGTGCGTTCTTCATGAAAGGGATGACGGGAGCTGCATTAAAGCGGTAGAGTTCTGGACCGCTAGCGCTTGTCACTGGCCACCGGTTTCCCGGAGTTAGCGGCAGCGACCTTGCAGCCTCGACACTAGCCAGGCGCTCCCTCTTCTCACCGCGGCCCACGTCTCCTCGTTTGGGAGCCCATTGTCCTGGCTCCGGTGGCCTCGCTGGGTCTCGGGGAGGCGGAGTACTGTTCCTCCCTGTGGCGAAAAGCCGGAGTCGGCCCTGGGCACCCACGACTCGCAGAGTCCGTGGTTCCGGAGGCCGTGAGACCTGCCAGGGCTGACAGGTGCCAGGGCCCATGATGCAGGAGCCTATGTGCGCAGCCTTCTTGCGGACGGTACCTGAGGGCTAGGGCTTCCCTGGATGTGGGGCTGGGAACCCGTGCGGGGCGCGACCAAGGCTCCTTTTCCTGCCCCCTGCTCTTGCCAGGGTCTTGGCTCCGCTCCTTCTAAGCGCGTGTACCCGCGACGTGCGTCTGCGAGTAGAAAGCCGGTGTGCTGCTCCACACACAGCGGCCCCACCTCAGCCTGGTCTTCCCTGCCTCCCATTGGCCCCTCTGCTGTGAGCTCGCCTGGACCCCGAGGCCCGGCGGTGCACAGCTCTGTGGCCTGTGGCGCCGTGCTCAGCGTGACTTACCCAGAATTAAGCTGAGGACAATGGGATTTAGAGCCCCAAACCCTCGCCCCTCGACAATAGGAGGGGAAGTGTCATTTTTCTCCCTTCGAATGGAGCGTGCTCAGCTGCAGGAATGCTGTTCAACGTGGTGAAATGATTTTCTGCCCTGCGGGCTGGTGCACCCTGTGTCCTTGACCCAGACAGGTGCTGAGGATCCCACTGCTGTGATTAGCCGAACCAAACTGTGAGGTGCACATGTGTGTTACTGATAAGACCGGCCCTCCTCTTGGTTTCCAATGCCTGCTAAGTAGATGACCTTCTTCGGGCCATGAACCAGCTTTGCTGTCTTGCACTTAATGACCTTTCCTCTTTATCTTCCTTGTTGTGCAGGTAGGGTGCAAAGCAGGTACTCTCTGCAGCACCGGGTAGGAGGGGAGTCAATCCCCTTCTTGCCTTTTCAGTTACATCAGTTCCTACTAGggattccacacacacacagttcgcGTTTGTTGTGATTTTGTGGTGATGATGAGAAAAGGGTTGGCTAAAAAACTGAGCGGCGGAAAAGAGGCAAACATTCACTGTAGCCATGTATCCCGATGGAAGTGGCCTGGCCCTGTGGGAGACATTCAGTCTCCGTCAGAAGTAATCCAGAACCAAGGAACCTGGTGATGTTTGGTCACCCATCAGGAGAATAATGAGGCTCAGGGGCCGCAAGTGTGTGAGGAAATGGCACCATGGATGGGTTGGTGGAGGGTACACAGGTGAGTCTTTGTGGAAAGTCATTTGCTGGCAGATAGCAGCATCTTAGATGGGCATGCCAGGCGGCCGAGGCATTCCCTTCAGCATGTCTTCACACAGCAAGTGTTAGAGGTAATGTCATTTCTAGTGGCAAAAGTGGGGAGCAGCTTGTAACTCTCCGTCAGTGGAGGAGTGGTCAGGCAAATTATGAGACGGCCAACAATGGGATATCACACAGGCAGTGAAAAACAAGGTAGATGAAGATTGTCAGGTGGAAAGAATGGACTTGATGTGCTGTCAAATGGAAAACTCATGCCCTATCCTGTGGAGATGTGTTGGGAACAGCAGTTTGCCAAGATGGTTGAAGCAAAGGACCATAAAGGggctggcttaaacaacagacaatCATTGTTCTAGAGgatggaagtctgaaatcaaagtgttggccAGGTTTGTTTGTTCTGTGGGCTGTGAAAGACAATCTGGTCTGTCCCTGTTTCTTAGCTGCAGGTAGCTAGCCGGCAATCTTTGGCACTCATTGGCTTGTAGAAGCATCTCCcttatctctgccttcatcttctcatggtgttctccctgtgtgcatgaCTGTCTCTGAAATCCCCCTTTTCATAAGGACGCCATCCACATTGGATATGGGTCCACCCTAATGGCTTCAGTCTCACTTGATTGCCTCTGTAATGACTCTGTCTTTATATATAAGGCCACATTTTGAGGTGCTGgggtttaggacttcaacatacgcGTTTTAAGAGGACACAATGCAACCCATCAGAACTGACAAAGGACCTGAGGTAGAAACAAGCTTGGCATGTTCCCTCAGGGGATGGAAGGCCCCTGTGGCTGCAGGGTGGTGAataaaggggagaggagaggacatggctggggtgggaagaCAGATCAGGAGGGACCTTGAGTGCCCTGAGAGGAAGTGTGGATTCTGTTCTAGTTGGGGCAGGGAGCCCTTGAAAGCTTTCAGTAGAGGAGTGACATAATCTCATTGTCCCTGTACCAAGATCATTTTGATGGCAGTGTGGTCACAAGAGTGCAGAAGACAAAGGCTGAGACGGGAGTGGGGGTGCTATCAGGAGACTTCTTCAGAAGGCAGGGGGTTTTAGGGGATTGGATTGGAATTGTGGCCATAGAGATTATGGAAAGAGATCAGATTCAGTGTCGGTTTTGGACACAGTGCCACGGGATGTGGGCCGCAGAGAGGGAGGGCAGAGAGCAGCTAGGTCTGGGGCAGGAACACTGCGTAGCTGGTGATGCCACTCACAGTGGAAGGGAGGTGgacttggtggtggtggttggggtCCTGAGTATGTACAGGCCTGTCCACCTAAGGCTGAGTCTGAAGGGGCGTGGCCCTGCACCACGGGATTCAGAGCAGGCTGGTGAGCAATGTGGGGGTCccggaaggagggaaggagtgtGCTCAGCCCTGCTGGGGCTGCCGAGCATGGAATAAGATGAAGACAGGACTGGCATGAGGCCGGCCATGGGTGCTTGTGGGGATAGGTCAGTCAGTGGagtgggtgggggggtggggaatAAAGAGAGAAAGCTATCCTGCCTGTGCCTTTTTCTAGCTGTCTCCACCCTACTCCAGACCGCCCCAAAGACTCTGTGGGATGAACCTGAGTCAGCCGAATCCCAGCCCCTTCCCTTGGGCCTGCAGTGGCGCGGGACATCAGTGACAGACGGAAGCAGCGGACCATCAGGGTCAGTGGGATTTAGGCCACCTGAGAGACACAGGGGTATGGTCAGGCCACTGCCCGTGAGCTTGGAGGGCTGGCATGTGATGCGCTTCTGTGCTTCTGCAGGCCACAGGAGGCCCGGGGCACTTGCGAAGATGGAGTCAAGACTGTGGAGACTTGTTGGCATCCCCTGCTGAGCAGCCAGCGGAACCGTACCATCGCCGTCCACATTGCTCACAGGGACTGGGATGACGATGCCTGGCAGGAGCTGCTGGCGGAGAGGCTGGGGATGACTCCTGCTGAGATTCAGGCTTTGCTCAGGAAAGGGGAGAAGTTTGGTCGAGGAGTGATAGCGGGTAAGTGACGATGTGCCAAATGTGCAGACAACGCCTAGAGTTGCCACCCAAGATCTTGCTTGGGAGTTTGGGGACTTTTGTTGTCGTCTGAACTGATTGGCATGTATACCACAGTTTCCTTTGGCAGCACACCTTCAAAGAGACGGCAAGGGCCCTGGGCTGGGGGTTGGCAGGCCTAGCTTCTGTGAGCTCTGGTAAATCATTTttccactctgagcctcagttcctgtTTCTGATCTCAGTGAGAAACCAGATCAGGTCCATGTACACGTGGTGCTTGTGGTGTttggctgtgtgtgtatgtgtgtgtgtgcatacatgtgtgagTGCACATGTGTGGCAGAGACCATGAAAAGCAGCCCAGCCCGCCGAATGGGTCAGGTGGCCTCTAGAGTTGGGCTGCCTGCCTGACTTCACAagcctgccccagccccaccactcACGGCACCCTGGGCAAGTCCCCTAACCTCTAGGTGACTGAGGCCTGACAATAGCATCTGTCCCCTGGTGACCTGCTCAGGCATCACCTGTAGCTTCCCAGGCAGTGGCTGGTGCCCTTCCAATCTGCAACCGCTGCCCTCGGAAGTCTGGCTTGGACCTGCCTCTTACTTGTGTGGCTTCATCAAGGACAAGGccctctcctctgcctttctGGAGCCCTCCCCCGCCTCTCCCAGCATTTCCTGAATCGGGTTTGGCTCGTTATCAAAGCAGTGGAAGAAGGACTTGACTCCCTTCTTGTCATTTTGCTGATGCCACCTTACTCTCTGATTGTGACTTTGAGTAACCGTGTTGTCACATGGGCAGGCCTTGGGCTATGGAAGTGAAAGGCATTCATATGTATCTCTCTTTGTGTACAGGACTCATTGACATTGGGGAAACTCATTGACATTGGGGCATTGCAATGCCCCGAAGACTTAACTCCCAATGAGGTTGTGGAACTAGAGAATCAAGCTGTACTGACCAACCTGAAGCAGAAGTACCTGACTGTGATTTCAAACCCCAGGTGGTTACTGGAGCCCATACCCAGGAAAGGAGGCAAAGATGTATTCCAGGTAGACATCCCAGAGCACCTGATCCCTTCGGGGCATGAAGTGTGACAAGTGTGGGCTCCTGAGAGGAATGTTCCAGAGAAACCAGCTAAATCATGACACCTTCAATTCACCATCATGACGCA
This portion of the Macaca thibetana thibetana isolate TM-01 chromosome X, ASM2454274v1, whole genome shotgun sequence genome encodes:
- the LOC126945301 gene encoding uncharacterized protein LOC126945301 isoform X4, with product MHIDSQVIMNLAFSKTRTDDITHVRTPWLLGDAIPFTRPSCGPASQAKARGARDWQPGRRTGRRKRKRREKDEMHLLLPGEARGSRNTEDEGCFGLSIHLSTPNCK
- the EOLA1 gene encoding LOW QUALITY PROTEIN: protein EOLA1 (The sequence of the model RefSeq protein was modified relative to this genomic sequence to represent the inferred CDS: deleted 1 base in 1 codon), translated to MRLRGRKCVRKWHHGWVGGGYTAVSTLLQTAPKTLWDEPESAESQPLPLGLQWRGTSVTDGSSGPSGPQEARGTCEDGVKTVETCWHPLLSSQRNRTIAVHIAHRDWDDDAWQELLAERLGMTPAEIQALLRKGEKFGRGVIAGLIDIGETIDIGALQCPEDLTPNEVVELENQAVLTNLKQKYLTVISNPRWLLEPIPRKGGKDVFQVDIPEHLIPSGHEV
- the LOC126945301 gene encoding uncharacterized protein LOC126945301 isoform X3, yielding MHIDSQVIMNLAFSKTRTDDITHVRTPWLLGDAIPFTRPSCGPASQAKARGARDWQPGRRTGRRKRKRREKDEMHLLLPGEARGSRNTEDERPHLLRGLFFRLFAGLFWTQYSPKHSKLVA
- the LOC126945301 gene encoding uncharacterized protein LOC126945301 isoform X2; translated protein: MHIDSQVIMNLAFSKTRTDDITHVRTPWLLGDAIPFTRPSCGPASQAKARGARDWQPGRRTGRRKRKRREKDEMHLLLPGEARGSRNTEDERPHLLRGLFFRLFAGLFWTQYSPKHSKLFPFLPWTHTGSRERVV